A part of Myxococcales bacterium genomic DNA contains:
- a CDS encoding TIGR03013 family PEP-CTERM/XrtA system glycosyltransferase, whose product MFDLFRSPRRLLLFAFEGAVVATLVLLAACLRLGLHGGLTYEHIGARSFLFAIVVQSAGYYAGMYDLHAVQTPRAIYQRVLQALALASAVLLAIFYVVKVLALGRGIFLTSIALTALVVPAWRLLYNSVSSNAGFLRRTLILGSGDLAREIADLVRDGPELGMELVGMLARDRSQVDGELGIIGTYAQLFDVVMAEDVRLVLVAYPDRRGTLPVEQLLEIKFRGVEVEEGVNFYERTTGKIYVRELKPSQLIFAEGFSARPTTRRLKRLLDVFAAGIGLVLAAPLILLTAMMVRLDSPGPFLYSQVRAGEFGKLFTIYKFRSMRIDAEKHGAQFAKENDDRITRVGRFIRKTRLDELPQLWNVLRGDMSMVGPRPERPVFIEQLEQQVPFFKQRLYVKPGVTGHAQVRCKYGATTDDMVEKLQYDLYYIKTYSLLFDLSVMLDTVKVVLLRIGAR is encoded by the coding sequence ATGTTCGACCTCTTCCGCTCCCCACGGCGACTCCTTCTATTCGCGTTCGAAGGCGCGGTCGTCGCCACGCTCGTCCTCTTGGCGGCCTGCCTCAGGCTCGGACTTCATGGCGGACTGACCTACGAGCACATCGGCGCGCGCTCCTTTCTCTTCGCCATCGTCGTGCAGTCGGCTGGGTACTACGCCGGCATGTACGATCTGCACGCGGTCCAAACGCCGCGCGCCATCTATCAGCGCGTGCTCCAGGCGCTGGCGCTGGCCAGCGCGGTGCTCCTCGCGATCTTCTATGTCGTGAAAGTCTTGGCGCTGGGACGCGGGATCTTCCTCACATCCATCGCGCTGACGGCGCTCGTGGTGCCCGCGTGGCGCCTGCTCTACAACTCCGTGTCGTCGAACGCGGGCTTCTTGCGTCGCACGCTCATCCTCGGGAGCGGCGACCTCGCCCGGGAGATCGCTGACCTCGTCCGCGACGGTCCCGAGCTCGGGATGGAGCTCGTCGGCATGTTGGCCCGCGACCGCTCGCAGGTCGACGGCGAGCTCGGAATCATCGGGACCTACGCGCAGCTCTTCGACGTCGTCATGGCCGAAGACGTCCGCCTCGTGCTCGTGGCGTACCCAGACCGTCGCGGGACGTTGCCCGTGGAGCAGCTTCTCGAGATCAAGTTCCGCGGCGTTGAGGTCGAGGAGGGCGTGAACTTCTACGAGCGCACGACCGGCAAGATCTACGTGCGCGAGCTCAAGCCGAGCCAGCTGATCTTCGCCGAGGGCTTCTCCGCGCGCCCCACGACGCGCCGCTTGAAGCGACTCCTCGACGTCTTCGCGGCGGGCATTGGGCTCGTGCTCGCGGCGCCGCTGATCTTGCTCACGGCCATGATGGTGCGGCTCGATTCACCCGGGCCCTTCCTCTATTCGCAGGTGCGGGCCGGTGAGTTCGGCAAGCTCTTCACGATCTACAAGTTTCGATCGATGCGCATCGACGCAGAAAAGCACGGGGCGCAGTTTGCCAAAGAGAACGACGACCGAATCACGCGGGTCGGTCGCTTCATTCGGAAGACACGCCTCGACGAGCTCCCGCAACTATGGAACGTCTTGCGCGGCGACATGAGCATGGTGGGCCCGCGCCCCGAGCGTCCCGTCTTCATTGAGCAGCTCGAGCAACAGGTGCCGTTCTTCAAGCAGCGGCTCTACGTGAAGCCCGGCGTTACGGGGCACGCGCAGGTGCGCTGCAAATACGGCGCGACGACCGACGACATGGTCGAAAAGCTCCAGTACGATCTCTACTACATCAAGACGTACTCGCTGCTCTTCGACCTGTCCGTCATGCTCGACACCGTCAAGGTCGTGCTCCTGCGCATCGGCGCCCGCTGA
- a CDS encoding sigma-70 family RNA polymerase sigma factor: protein MFLASPVAMPAPKDGPSSAPASGLAFDDVYEEHFAFVWRSVRRLGVDESAVDDVAQEIFLVVHRRLEDFEARSSVRTWLFAIALRVVRDHRRARSRRREAPPADASELEAVPAHAEHGPMERAAKAEAVKVLHELLDALDDDKREVFVLAELEQMPAPEIADAVGVNVNTVYSRLRAARQDFESALARHHARDRWRLR, encoded by the coding sequence ATGTTCTTGGCTTCTCCCGTCGCCATGCCGGCCCCGAAGGACGGCCCAAGCTCCGCGCCGGCCAGCGGCCTTGCGTTCGACGACGTCTATGAAGAACACTTTGCCTTCGTTTGGCGGAGCGTTCGCCGCCTCGGCGTCGACGAGAGCGCCGTCGATGACGTCGCGCAGGAGATCTTTCTCGTGGTCCATCGGCGGCTCGAAGACTTCGAAGCACGTTCGTCGGTCCGCACATGGCTCTTTGCCATCGCGCTGCGCGTCGTGCGCGACCACCGGCGCGCTCGAAGTCGGCGACGCGAAGCGCCGCCGGCCGACGCGAGCGAGCTCGAAGCGGTGCCGGCGCACGCCGAGCACGGCCCCATGGAGCGGGCCGCCAAAGCGGAGGCCGTGAAGGTGCTCCACGAGCTTCTTGACGCGCTCGATGACGACAAGCGAGAGGTCTTCGTCCTCGCAGAGCTCGAACAGATGCCGGCCCCAGAGATCGCCGACGCCGTGGGCGTCAACGTGAACACCGTCTATTCGCGCCTGCGCGCCGCGCGGCAAGACTTCGAAAGCGCGCTCGCGCGGCATCACGCGCGCGATCGCTGGAGGCTACGATGA
- a CDS encoding glycosyltransferase, whose product MRIVHVVQSLGLGGQERLVLHLSRELVRRGHEVSIISLTPGGSLRADFAAARVRVVSLSRREGFDPILPTRLAAELALLRPDVVHTHNPSPMLYAVPIARGLGVHAIVHTKHGANIYGTRSLSAARVVARLVTSFVACSEGTAVTARSKELVPSRLLRVIPNGIPLGDFDPARPKRTATRRELGVPDDAFVVGTVGRLAPEKDQALLLSAVWPLLGPRLHLVVVGDGPERAALERATGDMAPFVHILGVRADIPELLSTFDVFALTSKTEGLPLVIPEALAAGLPVVATAVGGVADIVPPTVGILCRSGDRQALEAAFRRLHRDAAERDAMGAAAVQYARERFSIETMTDRYLELYARTRN is encoded by the coding sequence ATGCGCATCGTTCACGTCGTCCAGAGCTTAGGATTGGGTGGTCAAGAGCGCCTCGTCCTGCACTTGAGCCGAGAGCTCGTCCGCCGGGGCCACGAAGTATCGATCATTTCGCTGACGCCGGGCGGGAGCCTGCGCGCTGACTTCGCGGCGGCGCGCGTTCGTGTCGTTTCGCTCTCCCGTCGCGAAGGCTTCGACCCGATCCTCCCGACGCGCCTCGCCGCTGAGCTCGCGCTGCTGCGGCCCGACGTGGTGCACACGCACAACCCCTCGCCGATGCTCTACGCGGTCCCCATCGCGCGCGGCCTCGGCGTCCACGCCATCGTGCACACGAAACACGGGGCGAACATCTACGGGACCCGTTCGCTGTCGGCGGCGCGCGTCGTGGCACGGCTCGTTACGTCGTTCGTGGCCTGCTCGGAAGGGACCGCCGTCACCGCCCGGTCGAAGGAGCTCGTGCCGTCGCGCTTGCTCCGCGTGATCCCCAACGGGATTCCCCTCGGCGACTTCGATCCGGCGCGGCCGAAGCGCACGGCCACGAGGCGAGAGCTCGGAGTCCCCGACGATGCGTTCGTCGTCGGCACCGTCGGGCGCCTGGCGCCGGAGAAGGACCAGGCGCTCCTCTTGTCGGCCGTCTGGCCGCTGCTTGGGCCTCGCCTGCATCTCGTCGTGGTGGGCGACGGCCCCGAGCGCGCGGCGCTCGAGCGCGCGACGGGCGACATGGCCCCCTTCGTTCACATCCTCGGCGTCCGCGCCGACATCCCCGAGCTCCTCTCGACCTTTGACGTCTTCGCCTTGACGTCGAAGACCGAAGGGCTTCCGCTCGTGATCCCCGAAGCGCTCGCGGCCGGGTTGCCGGTGGTGGCCACGGCGGTCGGCGGCGTGGCTGACATTGTGCCGCCCACCGTCGGCATCTTGTGCCGCTCGGGCGATCGGCAGGCCCTCGAGGCTGCCTTTCGCCGCCTCCACCGCGACGCTGCCGAGCGTGACGCCATGGGCGCCGCCGCCGTCCAGTACGCGCGGGAGCGCTTCTCCATCGAGACAATGACCGATCGCTACCTCGAGCTTTACGCACGGACGAGGAACTGA
- a CDS encoding glycosyltransferase: protein MRVLAITRIFPNSLEPLSSPFNRQQFGALAKHVDLDVLEAIPYVPLASRFGVPARAAKLDALPKDESIDGIPVRIMRAPYLPRVGLAAAAPLYFAASLLHLDLVRRADIILGAWAYPDAAVAIALARLLGKPSVIKVHGSDVNVIAKRPGARLWLRALLPSATRAVCVSRPLGEELQKLGVAEGRIRFVANGVDTALFRSQSRGAARAQLRVPQDAKLVVFVGRLEVAKGIDELLTAIERLRRERPSLRFALLGDGESSARVKLLADASGGHVLAPGARPLPEIASWLAACDVFCLPSHREGTPNVVLEALASGRPVVASDVGGIPDLVDDDVGRLVPVKNAERLARALAEVLDAAWDEERIVRRGPKSWDESALALLSVLEEARAAAAAG from the coding sequence ATGCGCGTACTCGCCATCACCCGGATCTTTCCCAACAGTCTGGAGCCGCTCAGCTCGCCCTTCAACCGGCAGCAGTTCGGCGCGCTCGCGAAACACGTCGATCTCGACGTGCTGGAAGCCATCCCCTACGTGCCGCTGGCGTCGCGCTTCGGCGTGCCAGCTCGTGCGGCGAAGCTAGATGCCCTTCCGAAGGACGAGAGCATCGACGGGATTCCCGTGCGAATCATGCGGGCCCCGTACCTGCCTCGCGTCGGCCTCGCGGCGGCGGCCCCCTTGTATTTCGCGGCGTCGCTCTTGCACCTCGACCTCGTACGTCGCGCCGACATCATCCTCGGCGCTTGGGCCTACCCCGATGCGGCCGTCGCCATCGCGCTCGCGCGGCTCCTCGGCAAGCCGTCGGTCATCAAGGTGCACGGCTCCGACGTCAACGTGATCGCCAAGCGCCCCGGCGCTCGACTCTGGCTCAGGGCGCTGCTGCCGTCGGCGACGCGGGCCGTCTGCGTCTCGCGGCCCCTCGGCGAGGAACTCCAGAAGCTCGGCGTCGCCGAAGGCCGCATTCGCTTCGTCGCGAACGGCGTTGATACGGCGCTCTTTCGCTCGCAGTCACGAGGCGCTGCGCGGGCCCAGTTGCGAGTGCCTCAAGACGCCAAGCTCGTCGTCTTCGTCGGGCGCCTCGAGGTCGCCAAGGGGATCGACGAGCTGCTCACGGCCATCGAACGGCTCCGCCGCGAAAGGCCGTCGCTCCGCTTCGCGCTCCTCGGCGACGGCGAGAGCTCCGCGCGAGTGAAGCTTCTCGCCGACGCTTCCGGCGGTCATGTGCTCGCCCCGGGGGCGCGTCCGCTGCCTGAGATCGCGTCGTGGCTCGCGGCCTGCGACGTCTTTTGCCTGCCCAGCCATCGTGAAGGCACGCCCAACGTGGTCCTCGAAGCCCTCGCCTCGGGGCGCCCCGTCGTGGCCAGCGACGTCGGCGGGATCCCTGATCTCGTCGACGACGACGTCGGACGTTTGGTCCCGGTGAAGAACGCCGAGCGCCTCGCGCGCGCTCTCGCTGAGGTCCTCGACGCCGCTTGGGACGAGGAGCGCATCGTTCGTCGCGGGCCGAAGTCGTGGGATGAGAGCGCCCTCGCGCTCCTCTCCGTGCTGGAAGAGGCGCGCGCGGCGGCAGCCGCAGGGTAG
- a CDS encoding protein kinase, which produces MLQPQSSLGGRFDVEREVGRGAAGIVYRALDRMTGQPVALKVIAIAGVDASEEARFQREGRLLAGLRHPGIVRLVAFGQLDEGQPYIAMEWLDGEDIAVRQRRSPMPLSMCLEVAAQISEALAAAHAAGVVHRDVKPSNVLLVGSRDGKPGPIQAKLVDFGVAAGEDAKLTRTGAIIGTPAYMAPEQARGDGEVDARADLYSLGATLFEMIASRPPHIGPTPIAILARLVTTPAPRLSEVMRGVPPELDELLASLLATAPNERPVSADFVADELRRIASEVALDVAYGTRAAAPPPPESSDHELGASSKAPASGLAPVSAGGSRLVTSILATHVPKGPSRSRLVAHLRARGAEATELGGGAVVAHLGVRRAAGDEAIRALEIAMRMAKAGASVGVATGRSRIDGSRPSGEVVDRAAALARDAARGSVLADTTTTELSRGQYEFQMREDGATLVTEAAQGKPEAGAGGAPFVGREAELAQVVGAFERSAEDKTPILTTVTGAPGIGKTRLRREALARVGAHVSSPRIVSVRAEPFARGQALGIAAAVARVLAGVSKSDTLAHAMSAVSELAVVPEAREALARLLVNETLPAIADGRGARDALWLAIVELAVHEAKKRPLVIGIEDAHWADGESLTLLDHVLGRSGGLPLWVVATARPVLWREDPNRFAGRDHVRIELRPLGRRATRAIATFVLGDRAGSRDGELLCDTIAAQSGGSPLFAEELARLTAQGRDAASAPTIEAAMQVQLDALDDSVREAATRFSVFGLAGWDAGLAALGTTSPGETLRTLAGAEIVQEQSASRFVGTREWAFKHALMREVAYASLSEESLREWHARAGTWLAKMGEDDATTARHFELGGRNIEAAHHLERAASRALAAHALADAVSMADKALSFSDDKPTAFARALILEEAWSRLDARAGERDSAIRALEDAVFDEASRVRASGARVRYEDACGGAPETAERLDGVRTRAQALALVDEEARCAAALATRYAFAGELDRAEAVAATLLELAKTRGIATAAVDAYQTMAVVHQARGDVGLALAARRSAVDAARSAGLLAREAMLSTNVGFALTTMGARDEAREAIASGLALAARIGSPGTLRHGQMNLLCFSATFGQDRELDRFLAEPRSTAEAAIFGSWVPHDRATLGVLFYRGLELLASDAPLAAQQARTLLRTAAHGYRATEMLDVVPVALGYLAASELRTGNAEAARELACEAAELLDHGSPSLLNEAPVFLALHEALLALGKTSDAKDAILRALPRLVKRTRALSGTGHTYDFLTALRPNAELIAAARRYDILPEDIRSLLDAGPVSARARAAT; this is translated from the coding sequence ATGTTGCAGCCCCAGTCGTCGCTCGGGGGGCGCTTCGACGTCGAGCGTGAAGTCGGCCGCGGCGCCGCGGGCATTGTTTACCGAGCGCTCGACCGCATGACGGGTCAACCGGTGGCGCTCAAGGTCATCGCGATCGCCGGCGTCGACGCCAGCGAAGAGGCTCGCTTTCAACGCGAGGGACGCCTCTTGGCGGGCCTTCGCCATCCGGGCATCGTGCGCCTCGTCGCCTTCGGCCAGCTCGACGAGGGCCAGCCCTACATCGCGATGGAGTGGCTCGACGGAGAGGACATCGCGGTCCGGCAGCGTCGCTCGCCGATGCCCCTCTCCATGTGCCTCGAGGTGGCGGCTCAAATCTCCGAAGCGCTGGCGGCGGCCCACGCCGCCGGGGTCGTGCATCGCGACGTCAAGCCCTCCAACGTGCTGCTCGTCGGAAGCCGTGATGGCAAGCCAGGCCCGATCCAAGCGAAGCTCGTGGACTTCGGCGTCGCCGCCGGCGAGGACGCCAAGCTGACACGAACGGGCGCGATCATTGGAACGCCCGCCTACATGGCGCCAGAGCAAGCTCGCGGCGACGGCGAGGTCGACGCGCGCGCCGACCTCTACTCGCTCGGCGCGACGCTCTTCGAGATGATCGCGTCGCGGCCGCCACACATCGGCCCCACGCCCATCGCGATCCTCGCGCGCCTCGTCACCACCCCGGCGCCGCGCCTGTCGGAGGTGATGCGGGGCGTACCGCCGGAGCTCGATGAGCTCTTGGCAAGTCTCTTGGCGACGGCCCCCAACGAGCGCCCCGTCAGCGCCGACTTCGTGGCCGACGAGCTGCGGCGTATCGCGAGCGAGGTAGCGCTCGACGTCGCCTACGGCACGCGCGCCGCCGCGCCGCCGCCGCCCGAATCGTCGGATCACGAGCTCGGCGCCTCAAGCAAGGCGCCAGCGAGCGGACTCGCGCCTGTCTCGGCGGGCGGTTCGCGACTCGTGACATCGATCCTCGCGACGCACGTCCCGAAGGGGCCGTCGCGCTCGAGACTCGTGGCCCACCTCCGCGCGCGCGGCGCCGAAGCCACCGAGCTCGGTGGCGGTGCTGTCGTCGCCCATCTCGGCGTGAGACGCGCCGCCGGCGACGAGGCCATTCGCGCCCTTGAGATCGCGATGCGCATGGCGAAAGCTGGCGCCAGCGTGGGCGTCGCCACGGGACGCAGTCGCATCGATGGCTCGAGGCCGAGCGGTGAGGTCGTCGACCGCGCTGCGGCGTTGGCGCGCGACGCGGCGCGCGGCAGCGTACTCGCCGACACGACCACGACCGAGCTCTCGCGAGGGCAATACGAATTCCAGATGCGCGAGGACGGCGCCACCCTCGTCACGGAGGCGGCTCAAGGCAAGCCGGAAGCCGGCGCCGGCGGCGCGCCTTTCGTCGGCCGCGAGGCGGAGCTCGCGCAGGTCGTCGGCGCGTTTGAACGGTCCGCCGAGGACAAAACGCCGATCCTGACGACGGTCACCGGCGCACCAGGCATCGGCAAGACGAGGCTTCGCCGCGAAGCCCTCGCGCGCGTGGGGGCGCACGTCTCATCGCCGCGCATCGTGAGCGTCCGCGCGGAGCCCTTCGCGCGGGGGCAAGCGCTCGGCATCGCCGCCGCCGTCGCCCGCGTGCTGGCAGGGGTCTCGAAGAGCGACACGCTGGCGCACGCCATGTCCGCCGTGAGTGAGCTTGCCGTGGTTCCCGAGGCGCGAGAGGCCCTCGCGCGCTTGCTCGTCAACGAGACGCTCCCCGCCATCGCCGACGGTCGCGGCGCCCGCGACGCTTTGTGGCTCGCCATCGTGGAGCTTGCGGTCCACGAAGCGAAGAAGCGTCCTCTCGTCATTGGCATCGAGGACGCCCACTGGGCTGACGGCGAGAGCCTGACGTTGCTCGATCACGTGCTCGGTCGCAGCGGCGGCCTGCCGCTTTGGGTCGTGGCCACCGCCCGACCGGTCCTCTGGCGCGAAGACCCGAACCGCTTCGCCGGCCGCGATCACGTTCGCATCGAGCTTCGCCCGCTCGGGCGCCGCGCCACGCGCGCCATTGCCACGTTCGTCCTGGGCGACCGCGCCGGCTCACGCGACGGCGAGCTGCTCTGCGACACCATCGCCGCGCAGTCGGGCGGCTCCCCGCTCTTCGCCGAGGAGCTCGCGCGACTGACGGCACAAGGTCGCGACGCGGCGAGCGCGCCGACCATTGAAGCGGCCATGCAGGTGCAGCTCGACGCGCTAGACGACAGCGTTCGCGAGGCCGCGACGCGGTTCTCCGTCTTCGGACTCGCCGGCTGGGACGCGGGCCTGGCGGCGCTCGGCACCACGAGCCCCGGCGAAACGCTGCGGACGCTTGCGGGCGCCGAAATCGTCCAGGAGCAGTCGGCGTCCCGCTTCGTCGGCACGCGAGAGTGGGCCTTCAAGCACGCGCTCATGCGCGAGGTGGCGTACGCGTCGCTGTCGGAGGAGTCGCTTCGCGAATGGCACGCGCGCGCCGGCACGTGGCTCGCGAAGATGGGCGAAGACGACGCAACGACGGCGCGCCACTTTGAGCTCGGCGGGCGAAACATCGAGGCGGCGCATCACCTTGAACGCGCGGCTTCGCGAGCCCTCGCGGCGCACGCGCTCGCCGACGCGGTCTCCATGGCCGACAAGGCCCTCTCCTTCTCCGACGACAAGCCGACAGCCTTCGCTCGCGCGCTCATCCTCGAGGAGGCGTGGAGCCGACTCGATGCGCGCGCCGGCGAGCGGGACTCGGCCATTCGCGCGCTCGAAGACGCCGTCTTCGACGAGGCCAGTCGCGTCCGCGCCTCGGGGGCGCGGGTCCGCTACGAGGACGCTTGCGGCGGCGCGCCAGAGACGGCGGAGCGGCTGGACGGCGTGCGAACGCGCGCGCAGGCGTTGGCCCTCGTCGACGAGGAGGCGCGCTGTGCGGCGGCGCTGGCCACCCGATACGCCTTCGCCGGCGAGCTCGATCGCGCCGAAGCCGTGGCGGCGACGCTCCTGGAGCTCGCCAAGACGCGAGGCATCGCCACGGCAGCCGTCGACGCGTACCAAACGATGGCCGTCGTGCATCAGGCCCGCGGCGATGTCGGCCTCGCTTTGGCGGCGCGGCGCAGCGCTGTCGACGCGGCCCGAAGCGCGGGCCTCCTGGCGCGCGAAGCGATGCTCTCCACCAACGTGGGCTTCGCGCTCACGACCATGGGCGCTCGCGACGAGGCGCGGGAGGCCATCGCGTCAGGCCTCGCCCTCGCCGCGCGCATCGGTTCCCCGGGGACCTTGCGTCACGGGCAGATGAACCTCCTGTGCTTCAGCGCCACCTTTGGTCAAGACCGCGAGCTCGACCGATTCCTCGCGGAGCCACGCAGCACCGCGGAGGCGGCCATCTTCGGGAGTTGGGTTCCCCACGATCGGGCGACGCTCGGCGTGCTCTTCTACCGAGGCCTCGAGCTGCTCGCCAGCGACGCCCCCCTCGCAGCACAACAGGCGCGCACGCTCCTCCGCACGGCGGCCCACGGCTACCGCGCCACCGAGATGCTCGACGTGGTGCCCGTCGCCCTCGGCTACCTCGCCGCCTCGGAGCTTCGAACCGGCAACGCGGAGGCGGCGCGCGAGCTCGCTTGCGAAGCCGCCGAGCTCCTCGACCACGGGTCACCGAGCCTCCTCAACGAAGCGCCGGTCTTCCTCGCGCTGCACGAGGCGCTCTTGGCCCTGGGAAAGACGAGCGACGCCAAGGACGCGATCCTGCGGGCCCTCCCGCGGCTCGTCAAACGGACCCGTGCGCTCTCCGGCACAGGGCACACGTACGATTTCTTGACGGCCCTCCGCCCGAACGCCGAGCTCATTGCCGCGGCGAGGCGGTACGACATCTTACCGGAAGACATTCGCTCGCTGCTCGACGCGGGCCCCGTGTCGGCGCGAGCACGAGCGGCGACCTAG
- a CDS encoding RlmE family RNA methyltransferase translates to MRRNPYQRPDHKTVEAKKRGFPARSVYKLDEIDRRVRLLRQGQRVLDLGAAPGSWSMYVAPKIGGRGHLLAVDRNPLEISLPAWATFVQGDALSLTNEALSMFAPYDVVLSDMAPDTTGNRFTDQTRSFDLFMRALAVAEKLLAPGGTFVGKIFMGEDFPLARAEVKRLFTSERLIRPEGTRPVSYEIFVVGEGRKAALAPPPPAPVEAAPVVVPVAPASTAKVEAKAAKKAAPRKKSASQTKAPSPQDGQDGQEEAVRARRREVSTW, encoded by the coding sequence ATGCGTCGGAACCCGTACCAGCGGCCCGATCACAAGACGGTCGAGGCCAAGAAGCGAGGCTTTCCGGCGCGTAGCGTCTACAAGCTCGACGAGATCGATCGGCGCGTGCGGCTCCTGCGGCAGGGGCAACGGGTCTTGGACCTCGGCGCGGCTCCCGGTAGCTGGTCCATGTACGTGGCGCCGAAGATCGGCGGCCGCGGGCACCTGCTCGCCGTCGATCGAAATCCGCTCGAGATCTCGCTCCCCGCGTGGGCGACCTTCGTGCAAGGCGACGCGCTCTCGCTGACCAACGAAGCGCTCTCCATGTTTGCGCCCTACGACGTCGTCCTCTCGGACATGGCACCTGACACCACGGGCAACCGCTTCACCGACCAAACACGCAGCTTCGATCTCTTCATGCGCGCCTTGGCCGTCGCCGAGAAGCTGCTCGCCCCCGGCGGGACCTTCGTCGGGAAGATCTTCATGGGCGAAGATTTCCCCCTGGCACGCGCGGAAGTGAAGAGGCTGTTCACCAGCGAGCGCCTCATCCGGCCTGAAGGCACCCGTCCCGTCAGCTACGAGATCTTCGTCGTCGGCGAGGGGCGCAAGGCCGCTCTCGCTCCGCCGCCGCCGGCGCCCGTCGAGGCGGCCCCCGTCGTGGTCCCCGTGGCGCCCGCTTCAACCGCGAAGGTGGAGGCCAAGGCCGCGAAGAAGGCAGCACCGCGGAAGAAGAGCGCGAGCCAAACCAAGGCGCCCTCGCCGCAAGACGGCCAAGACGGCCAAGAGGAAGCCGTGAGGGCGCGGCGGCGCGAGGTCTCGACGTGGTGA